CGGGCGCCGCACCAGGAAACGGTCCCTGCCGAGAACTTCCATAGAAAGGAACaacccgccgccccggccgAGGCTCCTACCGCCGGACACACGTTTGCCCGAACtcgcccgccccccgccgcttGACCCCGAGCGGTGCCGGGCCGGGCAGGCCCGGAGCAGCACCCGCCCCGAGGCCTCACGCACCGGGGCACGGCGGCACGTCCGGGCGCCGGGTCCCTtcccgccggggccgctccGGCACCTGCGAAAGCGAACAGAGGCTGAGCCAGCAGCGGCTGccggggcccggccccgcccgcggccACTGCTCGGGACCCGCCGGGACAGCCGGGCCGcggccgcagcccggcccgcccgcccgcccgcagccccggcgcTCACCGGCCCCGGCTGAGCTCATTCCCGCCGCGCCCCGCTGGGACCGGCGACCCGGAACCGCTTCCCGCTGGGACCGGCGACCCGGAACCGCTTCCCGCCGCAGCCTGCCGCTCCCGGCGTGCCCTGCGGCACCGCCAGAACTACAGCTCCCGGCGTGCCCCGCGCGGGCGCGCGCCGTCGCCGTGGCAGACGAGCCGTGGGAGCCGGAAGTGCCGGAAGTGCCGGAAGTGCCCGTTGGGCCGCGGGTCCCGGCGGGGTCggcccggggccggcggggggtCCGCGCTCCGCTGCCGCCCGGAGATGGCGCAGGCGGCGCTGGGCGCGGCGGGGCTGCACTTCGACGAGCTGAACAAGCTGCGGGTGCTGGAGCCCGAGGCGGCGCAGCAGACGGCGCAGCTGCGCGAGGAGTGCCGGGCCTTCCTGGACAGTGAGGCCCGCCCCGCACCGcgccccgggcccgccccgcaCCGCTCCCCGCACCGcgccccgggcccgccccgccccgctccccgcaccGCTCCCCGGGCCCGCACCGCTCCCCGCACCGCtccccgggcccgccccgcaccgctccccgccccgctccccgcaccgcgccccgggcccgccccgctccccgcaccgctccccgggcccgccccgcaCCGCTCCCCGCACCGCTCCCCGCACCGCTCCCCGGGGCCCTGGGGCTcgggaggggctgggagggcagggCGGCACAAGGGGCTTTGATGACCCTCATGGACACTTAAgggcttttctctcttttttaccCCTTTAATAGCGGATCTCATAGCAAAAAAGATCTCAAAATGTGCTTGTTTGCAGTAAACTCTAAAAATATAAGCTGCATGCGTGTGGTAGAGGCATTGTTCTTTAGTGGTGTTTTGAATATTGCTTGACaactttctttctttgcagaaataGTAGAATTTCAAAGAATAGTGGGTAGCTTAATTGAACTTGTTGATCAACTGGCAAAAGCTGCTGAAAGTGAGAAGATGAAGGTACAGTGCAATTAACCGCTGGCTCGTCGTGtcctctgtgctgtgcaggaaaATCCAGATCGCtcccttcctctttttcctgcACAAACAATCGGTTTCTGTCAGCCTCGTGAGGCGTTGCCGCAGTGGTCAacatctgtctgtctgcagcacAAACACACGGTGCTTTTTCATTGATGCTAACAGCTGGCAGACTTCCAGCCACACTGTGTGTCATTGTGCTCCCGCACTTGACAGTCCTGCTGTTCCTGCCTGTACAACTGCACACAAATAGAACATCTGCTTTATCATCACTCGTTCTACTAGTAGAACTTTGTCCTCAAGAGGCCctgggaggaggatgaggaggagaagggCTTTCTAAAGACCAGATCAGTGAATAGTCCTGTAACTACCGTTGAAATAttctctctgtatttctgtgtgACACCAggtgctgtgggttttttacaTGTTGTTGTGGAAATAGAAATTAATGTTTAGCACAATTGTAGgtaattgtttttttccttacgTGTTCTGGGCGAAAAACCACAGCCAGAGCTTGTGTGTCTGTCGGGGCTGTCACCAGTGACCAGTTTGTGTTTCCAGAGGAGTCGGGGACTTTAGTTCCTCGAGTCTGAAGGAATTCTCAAACACCTTCATCTGCGCAACCTCTACAGGGGCTGTTCAGATGTCGCCCTCCTGTAGCATTCGTGTGGCTTAAACACTTCAGAAGCAACCTGCTGTAGTGAAAGGGgctaaaaaatttaaaaccccAATACAAGCACATCACTGCCCCTCCTGTTTTGACAGGCTATTGGTGCACGAAatctgctgaagtccatggcaaagcaaagagaagctcaggagcagcagctccaggctctGATAGCGGAGAAGAAGATGCAGCTGGAAAGGTGGGTTTTCTGCTAAATccttttggggcattttggggggaaaggTCAATCCCTCCCCCTGCGCTCGGCTGCGGCGACTGAGCTCGTCCCAACCGTCCTGCAGGTCGTTGTACTGAACACGGAACACGGGCTGGTGACCCCCCTGgggcttttctttcagatacCGAATAGAGTACGAGACTCTCTGCAAAATTGAAGCAGACCAGAACGAATTCATCGACcaattcatttttcagaaataaaggatttcaagataaaaatgaaCTTGGAAACTTGACCATTCCAGAATcttgagaatttaaaaaatatgcaatttttCACTGTGTATGAGTGAATAGCTGGTTTGTACAAATGGAAATGTCCTTAATTCAGTGTGATTTACACTAAACGTGGCAATAAGGAGGGTTTTCTAACATGTAAAGACTGTTCTGTCCTTTGATTTTATAAAAGTTTTGTACAGTCAGTAGTTCTAACTCAATTATAGTTGAATTAATACTGCTGTTGTCATGTCTCTCACTTTTTGCATTGCACAACTCTTTCAAAGAAATCAGGAAATAAAGTattgttttcagattttctggaTATACCAGAATGAGTTGTTTCTGCGATGTTATTTTTGAGCTTACGAGTTCACAGCTCCCTGGATAGTCACAGCGGTTTTCTTATGCAGAGTATTTTCCGTGTCTGCAAGAGACACAACACACAAGCCACGGTAACTTTTATTTACATTgaccagattattttttttctacagagtTAGGAAAACCCCCAACAAGTTATGATTAGCAGAATGGATCAATTACAGActcacaaaaaaagaaatagaaaatacagcagaatgAAGAACAAACTCTGCCCCAGGTGTGTTCACCGCGTGAGGGCAGAGTCGGGTCCTTCACGGGCCTCGGTGGTGACAGAACCGCAGCCGAGGGACAAACCGCTCCCAGCGCAGCGACCCGGGGTGTGACATTGAACAACTGAATCCTGGGATCTAAAATCCATTGAACAACTCAATCCTGGCATCTAAAATCCAGCCTGTGTTGAAATGTAAACAGACGCGTTTTATGTCAGTCTCTAGGCACCCAAATATGGACAGTTGGCCTGTTCGGAGCATTTTATACCCATGAAGTCCTGAAATACACAAGCAGTGACTGAAACGCCTCCTCGGTGACCTGGAATTTTACACACGTCTCCAAGTTTGATTCTTGCAGATCAGACTGAGAACTTAAAATCAACCAACCAATGAATCAAATGAAGTCCCAGCCACCCCAGAATTTCTATCAggagtttgttttatttcttgtaaCTTACGTGTATATTTTCTGTGTGAACTGTCTATGATCTCATGGTCATTTTAAGTTCCGTTTAGTCATTCCCTTAAGAAGATTAAGTGCAGTTTAATgcatttagttatttatttccGTACTAGAAGTGATTTCATAGAAGAGAGCGATTTAGAAATCCTTGAGTACAATCCTGAAGTACTTCAAATCCTCCAGCAGCATGCCTCATTGTCATAAAGTTCACTTTACGCATTCCGAAATTCAGATTTTGGCACATTTATCATTGATCGGACATTTACAATGTATCAAAGttgaagcaaagcaaaggaaggtgaaaTTTTAAAGGAAGGAGTGAGGAAGTTAAGAATTATTGTATGATTTGAAATGCTTCAAAAGCACAGCTTTGCATTAATCAGCTCTGGATTTTGCTCTTGGAAGACCAGTTTCTTACTGAAGTGGTTTCCTAACAGTCACCTTGGAAAAAGGgaatgtgaaagaaaaggatCAGCTGTGGCTTCCCCCCGTCACACAATTACACATCAAATGGTCAAAAATTCCTTTTCCTGTACAGAGGTACCGCACAAAACCCACCGTGGGAGGGGATCcctggggctgcggggacaggCGGCTGCACTGACCAGTCTGATGGGGAGAGCGGGACTGGGACGGGGGAGAGCGGGACTGGGACGGAGGAGAGCGGGACTGGGACGGAGGAGAGCGCGGGACTGGGACGGAGGAGAGCGCGGGACTGGGACGGAGGAGAGCGCGGGACTGGGACGGAGGAGAGCGCGGGACTGGGACGGAGGAGAGCGCGGGACTGGGACGGAAGGAACCGTAGACTCAAACCAAGTCCCGTTTCTGGTGCAGGTTCTCAGGTCGTCACTGCTGCAGCCACCACCGCCGAGAGACGCTTGTCAGGGGACCAGCAGCACGCGCTGCAGCCAGAGCAGACGGGAGCTGCggtccagctgctgcaggggctacttcctcttcctcttgtcCGCCTGGTTGTAGTGGGGGTTGCGGAGCATGGTGTAGAGAATGAGGAGCGGTATCAGCAGGTACGGCAGGTATATCGACAGCAGCGTCAGGCGCTCGCGCTGCGTCTGAGGTCCTGAGTGCTCAGACTTGGAGAAATCGTGAAACAGGATGTGCGCCAGGATGGCAAACAGAGTCGTGGCTACGTGGGTGGAATAGATAATCGCAGGTGTCCTTATCCATTTGCAGCCACCTGTATAGGAGCAAAAAAGAATCAGTTATTTAAGTGTATTAGTTTTGGAACAAGCAGAATTCAGTGGCTTTTAAACTAACATGAACCGCTCCATCTCTGACAGGGTGAGCCAGAAGTCACATTCCACAGGTACCGGTAGCAGCAACCCATGAAAATTATCTACCTTTATGGAAATTTGGAACGATGGTGTGATCGTGAAAGTTTTAAAGTAACGAGATGAGTACACAGGCCTGACCCAGAACTTTATCTCCCCTGGATGCATGCCCAATGTCAAACGCTGATGCTGGTTACAGACAAAAGGCCGCAGTGGACAAGGGCCCCTGGTCAGAGTTTTGTTTCTGACAGGCCTTATTCCGTGCTGCTTTCTCCAATAAAACTtgccaggaaagcagcacagcactgcactCCACCTGGGACATACTTGCTTTAGACCAATAAATGAATGTTCTCTGCTGTACAGACAGCAAGCGTTAGGCAGAAATGCTGCAGGGGACACATTCCCACACGTGTTTCATACCAACCTTTCAGGAAGGCGTATCCTGCGACGGGGAAGAAcggcagctgcaggaaagcCTCGCAGTACATGAACGCCTTGAACCACTCGGGGGGCTGCAGCATCAGCGGGTCTCTGAAGGTGGCCGTGTACCACTGCAGCAGCTCCGCCAGCTGCAGAGACAGAGCAAAGCTGCGCGTCAACACACGGCTGCAGCCGCGGGGGGACGCACCGGGACCCCCGTCCGGCGGCCACGCAAACCCGGCGCTGCAGCGGGAGGCCAAGCGACCCCATCGTGCTGCACAAGGCCTCTTGCTGCTAACTGCACTGTAACGGGGACGACATTTCTGAAGTCTTTAAAGTGACGAACGTTTCCATTAAGTATACATCAGCTTTGCACTACAGGCAGTTTTAGGATTACTACTGCATTAAGTGCAGCTGCTTTCCAAAAACTATTTGTCGTGTCATTTCCtaccagaaaaaacccaaatgcaaGATCCGCGCCCTGGCATCGGTAGATATCGAGGCACTCGCGTTCCTCCCGCTTTGGGCCCCTGTGACAGCCCAGGTGGGCTCAGCCCCGCTCTGGGGCGTCTGCCAGCGACGTCCCGTCGCCACCGCTGCCACAGCTGCTTGATGGACGGGTTTTGGATTAGGGAGTTGCCATTAGTTTCCATGACAGAAATGTAAATTCCAGCATGGCTTTAAAGTGGACTTTGAACAGAAAGATAGGTATTGATATTTGCTAGTTAACCATTAATTACAAACGGTTTCTATAATGGAGTAATTCTATAGGCGATCCTAATGGCAAAATTCAAACTCACTAATTGTAAAGCTTGTGTAGGAACTTATGGCCGATCTCATCCTGACTACGAGAGCTGCACCCATTACCTTCTGTCcaactattattttaaatgactttattgtttcttttcaccTCTAAGTTTATTCGAAACCCAGCAAACCGGAGAGCTTTACTAATAGACTCGGCAGCCAGCGTGTCCCGCTCCTGCCGCGCCGGCAGCGGGCTGTGCCGCTCCTGGCGGCGCGGCCGGAACGGCCCGCGGAACGGCAacggccccgcccccgggaCGGACCCCGGCAccgcccgcggggccgcccgAGCGGCCGCTCGGCCCCGGGGGCCGCCGCGCACCCCGCGTCACCCGAGGCCACAAGCGGCCGCGGCGAGCGCGCCGCCGAACGCGCCGGCGGTCCTGCCCAAACGAATGACGCGGCTGACGGCGTGAGTCGTGTCGGTAGCAAGTGCggaatgaattttaaaatatcacttcATTTTAGGAAATGTACCGCATTTTTTTGTCCCCCCGCTTACGTCTCTCCATACTCGATTCTGTAAAAACCACCCGGGCTCCGCCAAACCAAGCGGCTGCTCCGCTCCCCTGCGGCCCCCGGCGCGGCGCCCCCGGTACTCACGGCAGGCGGGTGGATCCCGGCGGGCAGCAGCGGCTGCAGGTCGATCAGCAGCGTCACCGGGACGTGCGAGACGAAGTAAAGCGCGAACAGCCGTTCCCGCcagcgcggagccgccgccaTGGCCGCGCCgagccccgcccgccgccccgggccgccccgcccgccgccccgggccaCGCCCACCCCTCCCGGGCCACGCCCACCCCTCCCGGGCCACGCCCACCCCCTGCGGAGCAGCTGCGCAAAGCCCGGCAGGGCGGGACGAGGAGCGggatgatgaggatgaggatgatgatgaggatgatgatgatgatgatgaggatgatgaaGGGCCGTTTTCTGGAGTTTTCCCTCATTTCTCCAGCAGCCGGGAAAACGAGACGCGGCCAATGACCCTCCTCTTGCCCAGCCCTCCTGACAGGCAGGACCACCTTCTGCAAACCGTACGGCTTCGAGATTCAAAGACGCCTTTTCCTCCTCATGTTTAGCCCGGGATGGAGCCGGGACAAAGCCGCTCTCCTTCCCTCGGCAAGGCCATCTGGACCAGAGCTGAAGCGTCACCGCAGCAAggcacagcagcaccagggctgaTGCCGTCCCTTGTCCAGGGTGCGCACGCGGATCAGCTCTCAGTTATCTGCCTGGGTTCCAGTTTCCCCAGTGACCAACACCACACACAGTTCTGCAGTAACCGGACCTGAGCAGGGTTACAGCAAACAGAACGGTCCATCAAGTTATACCTGATAGAGACAGCTTTTAAagttacaaagaagaaaagttcaAGGATCTCACAATATGCCCTtactaaaacaaataaagggtaaaaaaattagaaaaattgcTACCCCATCAATATTAAACCCATCAGCTCAGCCTGGTGAGCGTCCATACGCTCCCACCAGGTCAGTAAAGTTCCCCACACACCAGTAATACATTggctgaaggagaaaagcaCTTCGTAACTTCCATTAATTCATCGATTTGAATCAGTCAATGATATTTCACCAAACATCAGGAAACTGATTTTAGCAACTTACTTTTCCATGGCTGATCTTGTTCAGCTCCTTTGCATCACCTTGTACGCACAAAGAGATGAGGCCTTCTAATATTGGGACAATTTGTGAATAATTTCGAAGTTATTCCTTGCACTCACTACTTCTGTGCTCTTCTCAAGGCACAATTCATAAAAGGAGATGCAGAAGCTATATTTAGAGAGCTTAAAACTTGTGATTACAATACAAAACTTATGATTACAATCTGTAATTAGACATTGATATCAGCAAAGCTTAGAACGGATTAAAATGCAACTCTGAGAACTGGCAGCCAGCTGTGAACCTCAGTGCCGACCCCACGTCTGAAGCACTCTGCTGTTCACGCGAGAAACGGGGCGCTCTGTCAAGAACAGCTCTTACGAGGTCTCTCTTCCATTGCAACTCATTTACACTAAACATGTAAAATGCAGTTGAGGCG
The Caloenas nicobarica isolate bCalNic1 chromosome 17, bCalNic1.hap1, whole genome shotgun sequence genome window above contains:
- the IFT20 gene encoding intraflagellar transport protein 20 homolog isoform X1; the protein is MAQAALGAAGLHFDELNKLRVLEPEAAQQTAQLREECRAFLDKIVEFQRIVGSLIELVDQLAKAAESEKMKAIGARNLLKSMAKQREAQEQQLQALIAEKKMQLERYRIEYETLCKIEADQNEFIDQFIFQK
- the TMEM97 gene encoding sigma intracellular receptor 2 codes for the protein MAAAPRWRERLFALYFVSHVPVTLLIDLQPLLPAGIHPPALAELLQWYTATFRDPLMLQPPEWFKAFMYCEAFLQLPFFPVAGYAFLKGGCKWIRTPAIIYSTHVATTLFAILAHILFHDFSKSEHSGPQTQRERLTLLSIYLPYLLIPLLILYTMLRNPHYNQADKRKRK
- the IFT20 gene encoding intraflagellar transport protein 20 homolog isoform X2, encoding MAQAALGAAGLHFDELNKLRVLEPEAAQQTAQLREECRAFLDKIVEFQRIVGSLIELVDQLAKAAESEKMKAIGARNLLKSMAKQREAQEQQLQALIAEKKMQLERSLY